One window of the Nocardia terpenica genome contains the following:
- a CDS encoding ABC transporter ATP-binding protein — protein MLIRLLRTYTAPYRTQLVGVVVLQLISVIAMLYLPTLNADIIDNGVTKGDVGYIWTTGLWMLLVSGVQIIAGGASVYLGAQAGMGAGRDLRAALLHRVGGFSAREVGIFGAPSLITRTTNDVQQLQLLIVMSVTVLVMAPIMCIGGIVMALRQGASLSWVLLIAVPVLGLAMGLIISRMVPAFRQMQGRIDVVNRVLREQITGIRVVRAFVRERQENWRFGVANSELTETSLRVGRLTALMFPTVMLISNLTTVAVLWFGGHVIDEGRMQVGSLTAMLAYILQILMAVMMASFLAVIAPRAAVSADRIGAVLDTESSVQPPRLPQTFKSDPSEVDIAFAEFQFPGAEKPVLRAIRFRVEAGQTTAIVGSTGSGKTTLINLVPRLIDVTDGAVYVGGTDVRHLDPELLRSQIGLVPQKAYLFSGTIASNLRYGNPDATDEELWRCLEIAQAADFVREMPQGLETPVAQGGTTVSGGQRQRLAIARALVKRPKIYLFDDCFSALDVATDFRVREALRSEVTDAAVITVAQRISTVRDADQIVVLEDGQMAGIGTHDRLLRDCPEYREIVESQFSAEEVR, from the coding sequence ATGTTGATCCGACTGCTGCGCACCTACACCGCTCCGTACCGCACCCAGCTGGTGGGCGTCGTTGTGCTCCAGCTGATCTCGGTGATCGCCATGCTGTACCTGCCGACCCTGAACGCGGACATCATCGACAACGGCGTCACCAAGGGCGATGTCGGCTACATCTGGACCACCGGGCTGTGGATGCTGCTGGTCTCCGGTGTGCAGATCATCGCGGGCGGCGCCTCGGTGTATCTGGGCGCGCAGGCCGGGATGGGCGCCGGGCGCGATCTGCGCGCGGCCCTGCTGCACCGGGTCGGCGGCTTCTCCGCCCGGGAGGTGGGCATCTTCGGCGCGCCCTCGCTGATCACCCGCACCACCAACGATGTCCAGCAGTTGCAGCTGCTGATCGTGATGAGCGTGACCGTCCTGGTCATGGCGCCGATCATGTGTATCGGCGGCATCGTCATGGCGCTGCGGCAGGGCGCGAGCCTGTCCTGGGTGCTGTTGATCGCGGTGCCGGTGCTGGGCCTGGCGATGGGGCTGATCATCTCCCGCATGGTTCCGGCGTTCCGGCAGATGCAGGGACGCATCGACGTGGTGAACCGGGTGCTGCGCGAACAGATCACCGGCATCCGGGTGGTGCGCGCGTTCGTGCGGGAGCGACAGGAGAACTGGCGCTTCGGCGTCGCCAACTCGGAGCTGACCGAGACCTCGCTGCGGGTCGGTCGGCTGACCGCGCTGATGTTCCCGACGGTCATGCTGATCAGCAACCTCACCACGGTCGCCGTGCTCTGGTTCGGCGGGCACGTGATCGACGAGGGCCGGATGCAGGTCGGCTCGCTGACCGCGATGCTGGCCTACATCCTGCAGATCCTGATGGCCGTCATGATGGCCTCGTTCCTAGCGGTGATCGCCCCGCGCGCCGCGGTCTCCGCCGATCGCATCGGCGCGGTGCTCGACACCGAATCGTCGGTGCAGCCGCCGCGGCTGCCGCAGACGTTCAAGTCCGATCCGAGCGAGGTCGACATCGCCTTCGCGGAATTCCAGTTCCCGGGCGCGGAGAAACCGGTGTTGCGCGCCATCCGATTCCGCGTGGAGGCCGGGCAGACCACCGCGATCGTCGGCTCGACCGGTTCGGGCAAGACGACGCTGATCAATCTCGTTCCCCGCCTGATCGATGTGACCGACGGGGCGGTCTACGTGGGCGGCACCGATGTGCGCCATCTCGATCCGGAGCTGCTGCGGTCACAGATCGGCCTGGTGCCGCAGAAGGCGTACCTGTTCTCCGGCACGATCGCGAGCAATCTGCGCTACGGCAATCCCGACGCCACCGACGAGGAACTGTGGCGCTGCCTCGAGATCGCGCAGGCCGCCGACTTCGTCCGGGAGATGCCGCAGGGGCTGGAAACGCCGGTGGCGCAGGGCGGTACGACCGTGTCGGGCGGGCAGCGCCAGCGGCTGGCGATCGCGCGGGCGCTGGTGAAGCGGCCCAAGATCTACCTGTTCGACGACTGCTTCTCCGCCCTCGACGTCGCCACCGACTTCCGGGTCCGCGAGGCGCTGCGGTCCGAGGTCACCGACGCCGCGGTCATCACCGTGGCGCAACGCATTTCAACGGTCCGCGACGCCGATCAGATCGTGGTGCTCGAGGACGGGCAGATGGCCGGGATCGGCACCCACGACCGATTGCTGCGCGACTGTCCGGAATACCGTGAGATCGTCGAGTCCCAGTTCAGCGCGGAGGAGGTCCGATGA
- a CDS encoding RrF2 family transcriptional regulator: MHITARVDYAVRILLEMARVQPNSVKADAIAGAQDIPPKILESVAAELRRAGLITSRRGPDGGYRLARPADEVSVADVIRAIEGPLASVRGQRPEDVTYPGAAEPLQRVWIALRVNIRAVLERVSIADLAAGRLPGFVTELTADPDAWVRRSGPEAAELSPG; this comes from the coding sequence GTGCACATCACCGCTAGGGTCGACTACGCCGTCCGGATCCTGCTGGAAATGGCGCGCGTGCAACCGAATTCGGTCAAGGCCGACGCCATCGCCGGTGCACAGGACATTCCGCCCAAGATTCTCGAATCCGTCGCCGCCGAGCTGCGCCGCGCCGGGCTGATCACCAGTAGGCGCGGACCCGACGGCGGCTACCGGCTGGCCCGTCCCGCCGACGAGGTCAGCGTGGCCGACGTGATCCGGGCGATCGAGGGCCCGCTCGCCTCGGTGCGCGGGCAGCGGCCCGAGGACGTGACCTATCCGGGCGCGGCCGAACCGCTGCAGCGGGTGTGGATCGCGTTGCGCGTCAACATCCGTGCGGTGCTCGAGCGGGTGTCGATCGCCGACCTCGCCGCCGGGCGGCTACCCGGGTTCGTGACCGAGCTGACCGCGGATCCCGACGCCTGGGTCCGCCGGTCCGGTCCGGAGGCGGCGGAACTCTCGCCGGGCTGA
- a CDS encoding TetR/AcrR family transcriptional regulator, with translation MAARTMSGSGVAGGSTKDAIREAAIRLFSAKGFEQTSLREVADAVGITKASLYYHYASKLDLLIAIVEPAFDDLGSVVEGLGELTYGPEGVREVLARQLRAMLRHRTASVMAVRDTVAIINAIGNRYPDMLANHRRLTRWLAGPDPSPEALLRASSALEVVSTVLWSQELAPEADEDMIERVLLDAALGVLAGGAGAPSTNGSGRAHHR, from the coding sequence ATGGCTGCGCGCACTATGTCCGGATCGGGTGTCGCAGGTGGCAGCACCAAAGACGCGATCCGGGAGGCCGCCATCCGGCTCTTTTCCGCCAAGGGCTTCGAACAGACGAGCCTGCGCGAAGTGGCAGATGCGGTGGGAATCACAAAAGCCTCGCTCTACTATCACTACGCCTCGAAGCTGGATCTGCTGATCGCCATCGTCGAACCGGCGTTCGACGACCTGGGTTCGGTGGTCGAGGGGCTCGGTGAACTCACCTACGGCCCCGAGGGGGTTCGCGAGGTGCTGGCCCGGCAGTTGCGGGCGATGTTGCGGCACCGCACCGCGAGCGTGATGGCGGTGCGCGACACGGTGGCGATCATCAACGCCATCGGCAATCGTTATCCGGACATGCTCGCCAACCACCGCCGCCTGACCCGATGGCTGGCCGGGCCCGACCCCTCGCCTGAGGCGCTGCTGCGCGCCAGTTCGGCACTGGAGGTGGTCAGCACGGTGCTGTGGTCGCAGGAGTTGGCGCCCGAGGCCGACGAGGACATGATCGAGCGCGTGCTGCTGGACGCGGCCCTCGGCGTGCTGGCGGGCGGAGCGGGAGCGCCCTCGACCAACGGGAGTGGCCGTGCACATCACCGCTAG
- a CDS encoding MMPL family transporter, whose protein sequence is MSVYLYRWGKFAFRRKWIVLPAWLVLVVLLLGLGATLKKPVQDNFNMPNLPSQRATQILDKQFPGMSAQFKLDAVTGTYVIGAPAGQKLTDPANRAAVADLVQKLNGLGIVDHGKPVLDPIDLTTQMGCATGDRNDPAFVSRCGLAPLNVLGKGNADSVAYVQVPFALKFSDITEADRTAAYDVGDQARKDGLTVEISGTIVTKQFASSGQSEMIGIGVAFIVMMIAFGALLASFVPILTGVVGVGSALALIMMGTSVVNIPSFTSILAMMIGLALSIDYALFIVSRYKHELAVQDSPEEAAGTAIGTAGSAVVFAGMTVIIALCGLSIVRVSFLTWMGLGGALAALFAILVALTLLPALMGAFGRYLFKPKLPVVAQHDPENEHSVTNGMRFARLIGRAPAVALILSVLALGLLALPATKLSLGLPGEDSQPKTSTVRKAYDLRTSGFGEGSNGVLTVVGDLTNVAPDQREAAVVALHDRLEGYPGMDFVTMPQTNALNPQTHANDYAHSTGVRLLAVPDSGPNNKATQDLVKNARNAEADFKSRYGMEYGITGTTAIYADVSNALLSKIVPYMSIVAIAAFILLVLVFRSILVPLTAALGFLLSMAATFGATVLIFQEGKLGLIQEPHPLVSFLPIILIGLVFGLAMDYQVFLVTRMREEYMHGKSPKDAVISGYHHGARVVTSAAIIMISVFGGFLLESDVTAKSMGFALAAGVLFDAFLVRMVLIPSLLILLGKWSWWIPKWLDRILPDIDVEGTKLRELQERDRRAAEKEPVPVG, encoded by the coding sequence GTGTCCGTATATCTGTACCGGTGGGGGAAGTTCGCCTTCCGCCGAAAATGGATCGTGCTTCCCGCCTGGTTGGTGCTGGTCGTGCTGCTGCTCGGCCTCGGCGCCACGCTGAAGAAACCGGTGCAGGACAACTTCAACATGCCGAACCTGCCGTCGCAGCGCGCGACCCAGATTCTGGACAAGCAGTTCCCCGGCATGTCCGCGCAGTTCAAGCTGGACGCCGTCACCGGCACCTACGTGATCGGCGCGCCCGCGGGGCAGAAGCTCACCGATCCGGCCAACCGGGCGGCCGTCGCGGATCTGGTGCAGAAGCTCAACGGCCTGGGCATCGTCGACCACGGCAAGCCGGTGCTCGACCCGATCGACCTCACCACCCAGATGGGTTGCGCCACCGGGGACCGTAACGATCCCGCCTTCGTCTCCCGCTGCGGGCTGGCGCCGCTGAATGTGCTCGGCAAGGGCAACGCGGACTCGGTCGCCTACGTCCAGGTGCCGTTCGCGCTGAAGTTCTCCGATATCACCGAGGCCGACCGCACCGCCGCGTACGACGTGGGCGACCAGGCCCGCAAGGACGGTCTCACCGTCGAGATCAGCGGCACCATCGTGACCAAGCAGTTCGCCAGCAGCGGTCAGTCCGAGATGATCGGCATCGGCGTCGCGTTCATCGTCATGATGATCGCCTTCGGCGCGCTGCTCGCCTCCTTCGTGCCGATCCTGACCGGTGTGGTGGGCGTCGGCTCGGCGCTGGCGCTCATCATGATGGGCACCTCGGTGGTGAATATCCCGAGCTTCACCTCCATTCTCGCGATGATGATCGGGCTCGCGCTCTCGATCGACTACGCGCTGTTCATCGTCTCGCGCTACAAACACGAACTGGCGGTACAGGATTCGCCGGAGGAGGCGGCCGGTACCGCGATCGGCACGGCCGGTTCCGCGGTGGTGTTCGCGGGCATGACCGTGATCATCGCGCTGTGCGGCCTGAGCATCGTGCGGGTCAGCTTCCTCACCTGGATGGGTCTGGGCGGCGCGCTGGCCGCGCTGTTCGCGATCCTGGTGGCGCTGACGCTGCTGCCCGCGCTGATGGGCGCGTTCGGCAGGTACCTGTTCAAGCCGAAGCTGCCGGTGGTGGCCCAACACGATCCCGAGAACGAGCACTCGGTGACCAACGGCATGCGGTTCGCGCGCCTGATCGGCCGCGCGCCCGCGGTGGCGCTGATCCTGAGCGTGCTGGCGCTGGGCCTGCTGGCGCTGCCCGCGACCAAGCTGAGCCTCGGCCTGCCGGGCGAGGACAGCCAGCCCAAGACCTCGACCGTACGCAAGGCATACGACCTGCGCACCAGCGGTTTCGGCGAGGGCAGCAACGGCGTTCTGACCGTGGTGGGCGACCTCACCAATGTCGCGCCCGATCAGCGCGAGGCGGCGGTCGTCGCGCTGCACGACCGGCTGGAGGGGTATCCGGGCATGGACTTCGTGACCATGCCGCAGACCAATGCGCTGAACCCGCAGACCCACGCCAACGACTACGCGCACAGCACCGGCGTGCGGCTGCTGGCGGTGCCGGACTCGGGGCCGAACAACAAGGCGACCCAGGATCTGGTGAAGAACGCCCGTAATGCCGAGGCGGACTTCAAGTCCCGCTACGGCATGGAGTACGGCATCACCGGCACCACGGCCATCTACGCCGACGTGTCGAATGCGCTGCTCAGCAAGATCGTGCCGTATATGTCGATCGTCGCGATCGCCGCGTTCATTCTGCTGGTGCTGGTGTTCCGGTCGATTCTGGTGCCGCTCACCGCGGCGCTGGGCTTCCTGCTGTCGATGGCGGCCACGTTCGGCGCGACCGTGCTGATCTTCCAGGAGGGCAAGCTCGGCCTGATCCAGGAGCCGCACCCGCTGGTCAGCTTCCTGCCGATCATCCTGATCGGCTTGGTATTCGGCCTGGCGATGGACTACCAGGTGTTCCTGGTGACGCGCATGCGCGAGGAGTACATGCACGGCAAGTCGCCGAAGGACGCGGTGATCAGCGGTTACCACCACGGCGCGCGCGTGGTGACCTCCGCGGCCATCATCATGATCTCGGTGTTCGGCGGCTTCCTGCTGGAGAGCGATGTCACCGCGAAGTCCATGGGCTTCGCGCTCGCGGCGGGCGTGCTGTTCGACGCCTTCCTGGTCCGCATGGTGCTGATCCCATCGCTGCTGATCCTGCTGGGCAAGTGGTCCTGGTGGATCCCGAAGTGGCTGGACCGCATCCTCCCCGACATCGACGTGGAGGGCACCAAGCTGCGCGAGTTGCAGGAGCGCGACCGCAGGGCGGCGGAGAAGGAGCCGGTGCCGGTCGGGTAG
- a CDS encoding LLM class F420-dependent oxidoreductase, translating into MDLRIFTEPQQGATYDDLLRVAKTTEDAGYDAFFRSDHVLKMGSVSGLPGPTDAWITLAGLARETSRIKLGTLVTAATFRHPSVLAISVAQVDRMSGGRVEFGFGAGWFAEEHTAYGIPLPEVVERFDRYAEQLEIITGLWETPEGETFDFSGKHYRLVDAPALPKPAQRPRPPVIIGGAGKKRTPALAARFAQEFNLPFSDSATATAQFERVAAAAREIGRDPNEIVRSAAQVLCVGRDDAEVARRAAAIGREVEELKQNGLTGTPAEIVDKIARYREETGITRMYLQVLDLADLDHIELVAAEVAPQLG; encoded by the coding sequence GTGGACCTACGGATCTTCACCGAGCCCCAGCAGGGGGCCACCTACGACGATTTATTGCGAGTTGCCAAGACCACCGAGGACGCCGGGTACGACGCGTTCTTCCGTTCCGATCACGTCCTGAAGATGGGCTCGGTGTCCGGACTGCCCGGTCCGACCGACGCCTGGATCACCCTGGCCGGGCTCGCCCGCGAGACCTCGCGCATCAAGCTGGGCACGCTGGTCACCGCCGCCACCTTCCGGCATCCGTCGGTGCTGGCCATCTCCGTGGCGCAGGTCGACCGGATGTCCGGCGGGCGGGTCGAATTCGGTTTCGGCGCGGGCTGGTTCGCCGAGGAGCACACCGCCTACGGCATTCCGCTGCCGGAGGTCGTCGAGCGCTTCGACCGCTACGCCGAGCAGTTGGAGATCATCACCGGTCTGTGGGAGACCCCCGAGGGCGAGACCTTCGACTTCTCCGGCAAGCACTACCGGCTGGTCGACGCCCCGGCGCTGCCCAAGCCCGCGCAGCGGCCCCGGCCGCCGGTGATCATCGGCGGCGCCGGGAAGAAGCGCACCCCCGCGCTGGCCGCCCGGTTCGCGCAGGAGTTCAACCTGCCGTTCAGCGATTCCGCCACGGCCACGGCCCAATTCGAGCGGGTGGCCGCGGCCGCACGCGAGATCGGCCGCGACCCGAACGAGATCGTTCGCTCCGCCGCGCAGGTGCTGTGCGTGGGCCGCGACGACGCCGAGGTGGCCCGCCGCGCCGCCGCCATCGGGCGCGAGGTCGAGGAGCTGAAGCAGAACGGCCTGACCGGTACACCGGCCGAGATCGTCGACAAGATCGCCCGCTACCGCGAGGAAACCGGCATTACCCGGATGTACCTGCAGGTCCTGGATTTGGCCGACCTGGACCACATCGAGTTGGTCGCCGCGGAGGTCGCGCCCCAGCTCGGCTGA
- a CDS encoding FAD-dependent oxidoreductase gives MERERGNDGLSRRTLLAAGAIGLASAAGTSLAPRARADLSTQRRRGGPPRNRVAVLGAGIGGLTAAHELAERGFEVTVFDRKELGGKSRTIGVPGSAAGGRAPLPGEHGARGFTSFYHHVHDTMRRIPVPGNANGVYDNLVPFSVGDPRYPRANNLPDGFPLMFGFYFDPKELLTPQGWQRVLVEMFLKNHAVPVPEALYLASRFVAYLTSSEERRFGQWEHTSWWDFVGAASRSAEYRGLAATGLTRALVAAKETVASARSMGNMAEAFLLALSREATGGPKVYEVLNGPTDEVWLDHWITLLRNLGVQFHTGHEARGFTVDGGSVSGARIRRPDGSVRDVDADWYVCAVPTDRARGLWSDEMRRLDPALAAMDGLFVDWMNGLQLFVTQRLDLGHGYNIYLDAPWRLTSYTQKAFWPGDYASKYGDGSIVDGLTIDIADWDTPGLLFGKPAKMCTRDEIYREVWAQLTAALDDDGRVALPDGIVRRWQLDPGITWADGQNHNDEPLLVNTVGSWAKRPTARTAISNLFLAADYVQTDFDLATMEGANEAARRAVNAILDASGSSAPRAQLFSREGIAALEPLRQADAARYRAGQPNLFDLG, from the coding sequence GTGGAGCGGGAACGCGGGAACGACGGGCTGTCACGACGGACACTGCTGGCGGCGGGCGCGATCGGATTGGCGAGCGCCGCCGGAACATCGCTGGCGCCCCGGGCGCGGGCGGACCTGTCCACCCAGCGCCGCCGGGGCGGTCCGCCCCGCAATCGGGTCGCGGTGCTGGGCGCGGGGATCGGCGGGCTCACCGCGGCGCACGAGCTGGCCGAGCGCGGTTTCGAGGTGACCGTGTTCGATCGCAAGGAGCTGGGCGGCAAGTCCCGCACCATCGGGGTGCCCGGCAGCGCCGCCGGTGGCCGCGCCCCGCTGCCCGGCGAGCACGGCGCGCGCGGATTCACCTCCTTCTATCACCACGTGCACGACACCATGCGGCGAATCCCGGTGCCCGGCAACGCGAACGGCGTTTACGACAATCTGGTGCCGTTCTCGGTCGGCGACCCGCGCTATCCGCGCGCGAACAATCTGCCCGACGGTTTCCCGCTCATGTTCGGGTTCTACTTCGACCCGAAGGAATTGCTCACCCCGCAGGGCTGGCAGCGGGTGCTGGTGGAAATGTTCCTGAAGAACCACGCCGTCCCCGTTCCCGAGGCGCTGTATCTGGCGAGCCGGTTCGTGGCCTACCTGACCTCGAGCGAGGAGCGCCGGTTCGGGCAGTGGGAGCACACCAGCTGGTGGGACTTCGTCGGCGCCGCCTCCCGATCCGCCGAGTACCGCGGTCTGGCCGCGACCGGCCTGACCCGCGCGCTGGTGGCCGCTAAGGAGACGGTGGCCAGCGCGCGGTCCATGGGCAATATGGCCGAGGCGTTCCTCCTCGCGCTGAGCCGGGAGGCCACCGGCGGGCCGAAGGTGTACGAGGTGCTGAACGGGCCCACCGACGAGGTGTGGCTGGATCACTGGATCACCTTGCTGCGCAACCTCGGTGTGCAATTCCACACCGGGCACGAGGCCCGGGGCTTCACCGTCGACGGAGGCAGCGTCTCGGGCGCGCGCATCCGCCGACCGGACGGCTCGGTGCGCGACGTGGACGCGGACTGGTACGTGTGCGCGGTGCCGACCGACCGCGCCCGCGGCCTGTGGTCCGACGAGATGCGGCGGCTCGACCCGGCGCTGGCCGCCATGGACGGCCTGTTCGTGGACTGGATGAACGGCCTGCAGCTGTTCGTCACCCAGCGCCTGGACCTGGGCCACGGCTACAACATCTACCTGGACGCGCCCTGGCGGCTCACCTCCTACACCCAGAAAGCATTCTGGCCGGGCGATTACGCGAGCAAGTACGGCGACGGCAGCATCGTGGACGGGCTCACCATCGATATCGCCGACTGGGACACCCCGGGCCTGCTGTTCGGCAAACCGGCCAAGATGTGCACCCGCGACGAGATCTATCGGGAGGTCTGGGCGCAGCTGACCGCCGCGCTCGACGACGACGGCCGCGTCGCGCTGCCCGACGGCATCGTGCGGCGGTGGCAACTGGATCCCGGCATCACCTGGGCGGACGGGCAGAACCACAACGACGAACCGCTGCTGGTCAACACCGTCGGCTCGTGGGCGAAGCGGCCCACCGCGCGGACCGCCATCTCCAATCTGTTCCTGGCCGCCGACTACGTGCAGACCGATTTCGACCTGGCCACCATGGAGGGCGCCAACGAGGCCGCCCGCCGCGCGGTGAACGCGATCCTGGACGCGTCCGGATCGTCCGCGCCACGCGCACAGCTGTTCTCGCGCGAGGGCATCGCCGCGCTGGAACCGCTGCGCCAGGCCGATGCCGCTCGGTATCGCGCAGGTCAGCCCAACCTGTTCGACCTGGGCTGA
- a CDS encoding TetR/AcrR family transcriptional regulator → MPERARKAAAPAQGRRPRRRYGGVDAASRVAARREQLLRAGHELFGTRGFLATGVKDLCREAGVTDRYFYESFGSTRELFVAVFDGVIEELYGAVATAVAAAEPAGTQKLRAGIGTFLEALGADGRKLRIVFAEPAGAGPEAERHMQDSLRRFTELVAATARDARPGEAARAGGLVIEIFAHSVVGMLERVLVEKQEGHLRLPMSELIEHCTALAAAGLRAVYTGEIGAETNSISN, encoded by the coding sequence GTGCCCGAACGAGCGCGCAAGGCCGCCGCACCCGCGCAAGGACGGCGACCCCGGCGGCGCTACGGGGGCGTCGACGCCGCCAGCCGGGTCGCGGCCCGGCGCGAACAGCTTCTCCGCGCCGGACACGAATTGTTCGGCACCCGCGGCTTTCTCGCCACGGGCGTGAAGGACCTCTGCCGCGAGGCCGGGGTGACCGACCGCTACTTCTACGAATCCTTCGGCAGCACACGGGAATTGTTCGTGGCGGTGTTCGACGGGGTGATCGAGGAGCTGTACGGCGCGGTCGCGACGGCCGTGGCGGCGGCCGAGCCCGCGGGAACGCAGAAGCTGCGCGCCGGAATCGGTACCTTCCTCGAGGCGCTGGGCGCCGACGGCCGCAAGCTGCGCATCGTCTTCGCCGAACCGGCCGGTGCCGGGCCGGAAGCCGAACGGCACATGCAGGATTCGCTGCGCCGGTTCACCGAGCTCGTGGCGGCGACCGCGCGCGACGCCCGCCCCGGCGAGGCCGCGCGGGCCGGCGGCCTCGTCATCGAGATCTTCGCCCACTCGGTGGTGGGCATGCTCGAGCGCGTCCTCGTCGAGAAGCAGGAGGGCCACCTGCGCCTGCCCATGAGCGAGCTCATCGAGCACTGCACCGCCCTGGCCGCCGCCGGGCTGCGCGCCGTCTACACCGGCGAGATCGGCGCCGAGACGAATTCGATATCGAACTGA
- a CDS encoding DUF6374 family protein, whose translation MPLERHVQFAQLWLEQVRDRLAEAGATSASLPPEQLNILSGKVAEGLRIFIEATHEPPAHREAG comes from the coding sequence ATGCCCCTGGAACGCCACGTACAGTTCGCACAGCTGTGGCTGGAGCAGGTGCGCGACCGCCTCGCCGAGGCCGGCGCCACCAGTGCGTCACTACCGCCCGAACAACTCAACATCCTCTCCGGCAAGGTCGCCGAAGGTCTCCGCATCTTCATCGAAGCCACTCACGAACCCCCCGCCCACCGCGAGGCAGGCTGA
- a CDS encoding helix-turn-helix domain-containing protein translates to MTDVRQARRDLGARLRDLRLAAHLRAYQLADQAGWSASKVSRIENGAHSLTEADLQQWCRLTGAELAYPDLRATLRNVNAAWMEWRRIVGTGHARHQGEIGDLEARTELIRSYDPQVIHGLLQTPNYARAILTAAADFLHISQDLDAAVTARMKRQTILRRGRHRFYFLVGEPALYATVGSNDVMREQLSHLLEVMALPSTVIAVVPMSAQFFYRTTEFAIYDQTTVMIETITAESTITQPREIELYERTFTQLASQAVGVGPSRELILKALRATDKP, encoded by the coding sequence GTGACAGATGTTCGACAGGCTCGCCGCGATCTGGGGGCACGGCTCCGTGATCTCCGGCTTGCGGCGCACCTGCGGGCTTATCAGCTCGCCGATCAGGCTGGTTGGTCCGCATCCAAGGTTTCGCGGATCGAGAACGGCGCGCACTCCCTCACCGAGGCCGACCTCCAACAATGGTGTCGGCTCACTGGCGCAGAACTTGCCTACCCAGATCTCCGGGCCACCCTCCGGAACGTCAACGCCGCGTGGATGGAGTGGCGACGGATTGTAGGCACCGGGCACGCCCGCCACCAAGGTGAGATCGGAGATCTTGAAGCCCGTACCGAACTCATCCGCAGCTATGACCCGCAAGTCATTCACGGTCTGTTGCAGACCCCGAACTATGCCCGCGCCATCCTGACGGCTGCGGCGGACTTCCTTCACATCAGTCAAGACCTTGACGCCGCTGTCACGGCACGGATGAAACGTCAGACCATCCTGCGGCGCGGCCGACATCGGTTCTACTTCCTCGTCGGCGAACCGGCGCTGTACGCAACCGTGGGCAGCAATGACGTGATGCGCGAACAGCTTTCGCACTTACTGGAGGTCATGGCTCTGCCTAGCACAGTCATCGCCGTAGTGCCGATGTCAGCCCAGTTCTTCTACCGCACAACAGAGTTCGCAATCTACGACCAAACAACGGTGATGATCGAGACCATTACCGCAGAGTCAACGATCACCCAGCCCCGTGAGATCGAACTGTACGAGCGAACCTTCACCCAACTCGCGAGTCAGGCGGTCGGCGTAGGCCCAAGCCGAGAGTTAATCCTGAAGGCGCTCCGGGCGACCGACAAGCCGTAG
- a CDS encoding DUF6879 family protein, with product MTAFRSYRRAFHLEVRDDYTGVPGEAEALQRFLAGMPLDPAFTAQWYALMRDVTSAGTTVQRVRIVTEPHTDYIRFAASTVPGSLVAGEDIRWLPRNDAPAGLPDDDWWLFDEDLVAWTVFEQDGTALPGWVASTDPALTGHYAGLRDQLWDKAIRHGDYMK from the coding sequence GTGACTGCGTTTCGCAGCTATCGGCGCGCGTTCCATCTGGAGGTACGAGACGACTACACCGGGGTACCCGGCGAAGCCGAAGCCCTGCAACGGTTCCTGGCAGGGATGCCCCTCGATCCTGCTTTTACTGCGCAGTGGTATGCGCTGATGCGGGATGTCACCAGCGCCGGAACTACAGTGCAGCGGGTTCGCATCGTGACCGAGCCTCACACGGATTACATCCGGTTCGCTGCATCGACGGTGCCGGGAAGCCTGGTCGCGGGTGAAGACATCCGCTGGCTTCCGAGGAATGACGCACCCGCCGGGCTGCCCGATGATGACTGGTGGTTGTTCGATGAAGATCTCGTAGCGTGGACTGTCTTCGAACAGGACGGGACCGCGCTCCCCGGTTGGGTCGCAAGTACCGACCCGGCACTAACCGGTCATTACGCGGGTCTTCGTGACCAGTTGTGGGACAAGGCGATCCGACACGGCGATTACATGAAGTGA